In a single window of the Acidobacteriota bacterium genome:
- a CDS encoding (d)CMP kinase, which yields MIIAIDGPSGAGKSTLGKMLAKRLGLLYLDTGAMYRAAALAAAKAGVSLDAQDRVVAVVSEAHIELEGEPDSLRVSLNGEDVSAAIRTPEAAQAASVVSTISGVRQRMVELQRSIGESAPNGCVLEGRDIGSVVFPNADVKFFLTAKTEARARRRFEEDNAKGRETTYEKTLAEISERDRRDSTRKDSPLVRADGAIEIDTSDLGLDEVFGLMLRLIEGA from the coding sequence ATGATAATCGCCATTGACGGCCCCAGCGGAGCGGGCAAATCCACACTCGGCAAAATGCTCGCTAAACGGTTGGGGCTCTTGTATCTGGATACCGGTGCGATGTATCGTGCGGCAGCATTGGCAGCGGCCAAAGCCGGAGTATCATTAGATGCTCAGGATCGCGTTGTCGCTGTGGTAAGTGAAGCCCACATCGAACTTGAGGGTGAACCTGACAGTTTACGCGTTTCACTGAACGGCGAAGACGTCTCAGCAGCGATCCGAACTCCCGAGGCGGCACAAGCGGCTTCCGTTGTTTCAACGATCTCCGGCGTCCGCCAACGCATGGTCGAACTCCAGCGTTCGATCGGCGAATCTGCTCCGAACGGCTGCGTACTCGAAGGCCGCGACATCGGCAGCGTGGTATTTCCGAATGCGGACGTTAAATTTTTCCTGACGGCGAAAACAGAAGCACGCGCACGACGCCGTTTTGAAGAAGACAACGCCAAAGGCCGCGAGACGACATACGAGAAGACACTGGCAGAGATCAGCGAACGCGACCGTCGCGACAGCACGCGAAAAGATTCGCCGCTCGTCAGAGCCGATGGTGCGATCGAGATAGACACCAGCGATCTCGGCCTCGACGAGGTCTTTGGTCTAATGCTCCGGCTCATTGAAGGGGCGTGA
- a CDS encoding VCBS repeat-containing protein encodes MKANLIRFGRYSVIALVALFMAVPVLSQLSLRKALDYDGDGRADFVIFRPSNNAWYSLRSGGSVAIDGWGLAAEDFMVPGDYDGDGRGDLAVWRDTNGLFFIINSSNGTVSIASWGISGDEPVARDYDGDGRTDYAVVRRTGGSMVWYILRSSDSQVQVASWGLSTDFTAPGDYDGDGKFDFCVQRPGPTPTSPAVFYVLTNGTFNVSVVSWGWGNDLVVPGDYDGDGKTDFAVVREGSTTNSPLIWYIIRSSDNVPIGVSFGDTGTDLNAQADYDGDGKTDIAIWRDTTGQFWYRSSINNAFNVVAWGSPNDYPVASYDTH; translated from the coding sequence ATGAAAGCAAATTTGATTCGTTTTGGTAGGTACTCTGTTATAGCGCTTGTAGCTCTATTTATGGCAGTGCCGGTATTATCGCAGCTTAGCCTACGCAAAGCTCTGGATTACGATGGTGACGGCAGGGCCGATTTTGTGATCTTCAGACCGAGCAACAATGCTTGGTATTCACTACGTAGCGGCGGCAGTGTAGCGATAGATGGCTGGGGTCTTGCTGCTGAGGATTTTATGGTCCCCGGCGACTATGACGGCGATGGCAGAGGTGATTTAGCTGTTTGGCGAGATACCAATGGCCTCTTCTTTATCATTAACAGTTCGAACGGTACGGTCAGCATCGCGTCATGGGGAATTTCCGGTGATGAACCTGTGGCCCGCGACTACGATGGTGACGGCAGGACCGATTACGCTGTTGTACGCCGTACAGGCGGCTCGATGGTTTGGTATATCCTCCGAAGTTCGGACAGCCAGGTTCAGGTCGCATCTTGGGGACTTTCGACAGACTTCACGGCACCTGGCGACTACGATGGCGACGGGAAATTCGACTTTTGCGTGCAGCGGCCGGGCCCGACACCGACCAGTCCCGCAGTATTCTATGTACTGACCAACGGCACTTTCAATGTAAGCGTCGTTTCGTGGGGATGGGGCAACGACCTTGTCGTACCCGGCGACTATGACGGCGACGGCAAGACCGATTTCGCTGTTGTACGCGAAGGCTCTACAACAAATTCGCCGCTCATCTGGTACATAATTCGCAGTTCGGACAACGTTCCGATCGGGGTCTCTTTTGGCGACACCGGCACTGACCTTAACGCTCAGGCTGACTATGACGGTGACGGTAAGACAGATATAGCGATCTGGCGTGACACTACAGGTCAGTTCTGGTACCGAAGCAGCATTAACAATGCTTTCAATGTGGTCGCTTGGGGATCGCCGAACGACTATCCCGTTGCAAGTTACGACACACATTGA
- a CDS encoding S8 family serine peptidase, giving the protein MPGRLSSSFALFIVITALLFGAPDSRSQTLIRPAFASDEILVKLADLSINDAVKQLNRRHGASVAETFSDLGWMRLKLAPGTSIEDAVKTYARSVHVIAAQPNFYYYPQLIPNDPQFSHSGLYGLTKIAAPAAWDLTTGSSTVVVANIDTGMRLTHEDLAANIWVNPGEIPGNGVDDDGNGFVDDVNGWDFFFDDNDPSDENSHGTHVGGTIGAVGNNAIGIVGVNWNVKIMPIKIYNSTGSGTTSAMLINAYNYVRMMKLRGVNIRVTNNSYGGCDEACGYDQATKDAIDAMGDADILNVFAAGNSGTNNDGIPFFPASYDSPSILAVGGSDQDDNRRYNFGANSVDLAAPGSLIYSTVHTSNSSYGTKSGTSMSTPHAAGAAALLAAFDPSLSALSLKATLMKTVDQLPAFTGFNRSGGRLNVSRALNEPVVCTFQPNSAEIVVPTKGGWYEMSVTAPQFCDYSVRSGTKWVHITSESTESGSSTIKFRVGVNPTINRSAVIKIGSGTFTVSQKRSK; this is encoded by the coding sequence ATGCCGGGCAGACTTTCAAGTTCTTTCGCCCTCTTTATCGTAATCACCGCTCTCTTATTTGGGGCGCCGGATTCCCGTTCACAAACTCTGATTCGGCCTGCTTTTGCATCTGACGAGATACTGGTCAAGCTCGCGGATCTGTCGATAAACGATGCCGTCAAACAGTTGAACAGGCGGCACGGAGCTTCCGTTGCGGAAACCTTCAGCGACCTTGGCTGGATGCGGTTGAAACTGGCACCAGGCACATCGATCGAGGACGCCGTAAAGACATATGCCCGTTCAGTTCACGTCATCGCCGCACAGCCGAATTTCTACTATTATCCGCAGCTCATCCCAAACGATCCGCAATTCAGCCATTCCGGCCTATACGGGCTTACAAAGATCGCCGCTCCTGCTGCTTGGGATCTGACGACCGGCAGTTCTACGGTCGTGGTAGCGAATATCGACACCGGCATGCGTCTAACGCACGAGGACCTTGCAGCAAACATCTGGGTGAATCCCGGCGAGATCCCCGGGAACGGAGTTGATGATGACGGCAACGGATTCGTTGATGATGTGAACGGCTGGGATTTCTTTTTTGACGACAACGACCCTTCCGACGAGAACAGCCACGGGACGCACGTCGGCGGTACCATCGGTGCGGTCGGCAACAACGCGATCGGCATAGTGGGCGTCAACTGGAACGTAAAGATAATGCCGATCAAGATCTACAATTCGACCGGCAGCGGAACTACGTCGGCGATGCTGATCAACGCCTACAACTATGTGCGGATGATGAAACTTCGCGGCGTGAACATACGCGTGACGAACAATTCATACGGCGGCTGCGACGAGGCGTGCGGCTACGACCAAGCGACCAAAGATGCTATCGATGCTATGGGAGACGCAGACATCCTTAATGTATTTGCTGCCGGGAACAGCGGGACGAACAACGACGGAATACCTTTTTTCCCCGCGAGCTATGACAGTCCGAGCATTCTGGCCGTCGGCGGCTCCGACCAGGACGATAATCGAAGGTACAATTTCGGTGCGAATTCGGTCGACCTCGCAGCTCCGGGCTCGCTGATATACAGCACTGTTCACACATCAAACAGCAGTTACGGCACAAAAAGCGGTACTTCAATGTCAACGCCTCATGCTGCGGGAGCAGCGGCATTACTTGCAGCATTCGATCCGTCTCTTTCTGCACTATCTCTCAAAGCCACATTAATGAAGACGGTCGATCAGTTGCCGGCTTTCACGGGTTTCAACCGATCCGGAGGACGTTTGAATGTCAGCCGCGCCCTGAATGAACCGGTCGTTTGCACTTTTCAACCGAACAGCGCCGAGATCGTCGTTCCGACCAAAGGTGGTTGGTACGAGATGAGCGTCACCGCGCCGCAGTTTTGTGATTATTCCGTCAGATCCGGAACGAAGTGGGTGCATATTACCTCTGAAAGTACGGAATCGGGGAGTTCAACCATAAAATTTCGTGTGGGCGTCAATCCGACCATAAATCGATCGGCTGTGATAAAGATAGGCAGTGGAACCTTCACGGTTTCTCAAAAACGTAGTAAATAG
- a CDS encoding glycerophosphodiester phosphodiesterase: MKILSALLLFSLLGFPVAENASAETQRKVSIEGHRGARGHLPENTIPSFLLALDQGADTLEMDVVISSDKKVVVSHEPWFSSAISLDPTGQRIPKEIEREHIIYQMKYSQVVRYDVGSIGNAEFPQQRKEKAVKPLLEDVIKKAESHAKSKKLPPVSYSIEIKSDPKGDRLFHPEPAEFAKLVVDVITKQKIDGRSIIQSFDVRALQAVKEIAPNMPLALLVSAAGPPQANLDKLGFTPNTYSPNFSLVNEELIRFCREKGMRIVPWTVNEIADLEKMAKFDIDGIISDYPDRAVQVFRK, encoded by the coding sequence ATGAAGATACTATCGGCGCTCTTGCTTTTTTCGCTCCTAGGCTTTCCTGTCGCAGAAAATGCATCCGCAGAGACCCAGCGCAAGGTTTCGATCGAGGGTCACCGCGGTGCTCGCGGCCATCTGCCTGAGAATACGATACCGTCGTTCCTACTCGCACTCGATCAGGGTGCGGACACATTGGAAATGGACGTTGTGATCTCGAGCGACAAAAAGGTCGTTGTTTCGCACGAGCCATGGTTTTCAAGTGCCATCTCACTCGACCCGACGGGCCAGAGGATACCGAAAGAAATAGAGCGCGAGCATATCATCTATCAGATGAAGTATTCGCAGGTCGTGCGGTACGACGTCGGCAGCATAGGCAACGCTGAGTTTCCGCAGCAACGCAAGGAAAAGGCTGTAAAACCGCTACTGGAGGATGTGATCAAAAAAGCGGAATCACACGCTAAGAGCAAGAAGTTGCCGCCCGTGAGCTACAGCATCGAGATCAAATCTGATCCAAAGGGTGATCGTCTTTTCCATCCCGAACCGGCAGAATTTGCAAAACTCGTGGTTGATGTCATCACGAAACAAAAGATAGACGGACGCTCGATAATTCAATCGTTTGACGTTCGCGCATTACAGGCGGTCAAGGAGATCGCTCCTAACATGCCGCTCGCACTGCTCGTTTCCGCCGCCGGGCCGCCGCAGGCGAATCTCGACAAATTGGGATTCACGCCGAATACATACAGTCCCAATTTTTCGCTCGTAAATGAAGAGTTGATCCGTTTCTGCCGTGAAAAAGGCATGCGTATCGTTCCTTGGACGGTCAACGAGATCGCCGATCTTGAAAAAATGGCAAAATTCGACATCGACGGCATAATTTCGGATTATCCGGACCGAGCTGTTCAGGTTTTTAGAAAATGA
- a CDS encoding low specificity L-threonine aldolase, producing the protein MIDLRSDTVTKPTEAMRRAMAAAEVGDDVYGEDPTVNRLQERAAEVFEKEAALFVPTGSMGNQIAVKLHTKPGDEVIIEERGHIFNYEMGTPAVISGVMLRTVRSGNGSGHLTWDEIATALHVGQPYYSCPTGLICLENTHNFAGGSVMTSEHCAEICGRAHDIKIPVHMDGARIFNASIALNDSVVNLTRGCDSVQFCLSKGLGAPSGSILLGSKEFITEARTWRKRLGGGMRQVGILAAAGLIALEESPKRLHADHENARRLALGLAEIPGIDIDVESVVTNIVIFDVAGTGKPAESICGALRNDDILAIPFGRRIRMVTHCDVSGTDIDKTLNSMKKAAV; encoded by the coding sequence GTGATAGACCTTCGCAGCGATACTGTTACAAAGCCGACCGAGGCGATGCGGCGGGCGATGGCCGCGGCTGAGGTCGGCGATGACGTTTACGGTGAGGATCCGACCGTTAACCGTTTGCAGGAACGCGCCGCTGAAGTTTTTGAAAAGGAAGCCGCGTTGTTCGTCCCGACGGGTTCTATGGGCAATCAGATCGCTGTAAAGCTTCACACAAAACCCGGCGACGAGGTCATAATCGAGGAACGCGGCCACATATTCAACTACGAGATGGGCACGCCCGCGGTGATTTCGGGCGTGATGCTGCGAACGGTGCGCAGCGGTAACGGCAGCGGGCATCTGACGTGGGACGAGATCGCGACGGCTCTCCACGTTGGCCAACCGTATTATTCGTGCCCGACTGGTCTTATTTGCCTCGAGAACACGCACAATTTCGCAGGCGGAAGCGTGATGACTTCGGAACATTGCGCCGAAATTTGCGGCCGGGCACACGATATCAAAATTCCTGTCCACATGGACGGAGCACGGATATTCAACGCATCGATCGCACTGAACGACTCGGTCGTTAACCTTACACGCGGCTGCGACAGCGTTCAGTTCTGCCTGTCAAAAGGCCTCGGCGCTCCGTCGGGATCGATCCTGCTGGGCTCGAAAGAATTTATCACCGAAGCAAGAACCTGGCGAAAGCGTCTTGGCGGCGGTATGCGGCAGGTCGGTATTTTGGCGGCAGCCGGACTCATTGCGCTGGAAGAGTCGCCAAAGCGTTTGCATGCGGATCACGAAAACGCAAGACGGCTTGCTCTCGGGCTTGCAGAGATTCCCGGAATTGATATTGACGTCGAAAGTGTGGTAACAAACATCGTTATTTTCGATGTCGCGGGGACCGGAAAGCCGGCGGAGTCGATATGCGGTGCGCTGCGAAATGATGATATTTTGGCAATTCCGTTCGGCCGCAGGATCAGAATGGTCACCCATTGCGATGTTTCGGGAACAGATATCGACAAAACATTGAATTCAATGAAAAAGGCGGCGGTATAA